The Drechmeria coniospora strain ARSEF 6962 chromosome 02, whole genome shotgun sequence genome has a segment encoding these proteins:
- a CDS encoding helicase and polymerase containing protein tebichi, whose translation MRSMKGHLHKTSLQEADERYREALASKSLAAGQKRSWSSDVGGAESQAATTQHVGFQRVLVAPPVSARLSPSRVERLSDPVPSEYSQRRTIGATPSSSQDPELDLAHPTYGLPPHLVANFASLGIRQMYPWQKNCLKGPGLLNGRKNLVYCAPTGGGKSLVADCALCKALDDAMEIADCDAVLMLKRIAEEPGSKALLVLPYVALVQEKVRWLRSVVQGIQLPHDVAADDRPGPWHQRPDHGTIRVVGFFGGGKVRATWDDFDIGVCTLEKGNALINTAIDDCSIPKLRAVVLDELHMVDDAHRGYFLELIATKVLSLGQPVQIVGMSATLPNMNLMADWLDAHCYETRYRPIPITEHLVCDSKIYAAASFRELKRVPSQLGSQKLPAGRAGASGRILTSDHKEFANPVLNAVVSLAYETACTGYGALVFAGSRGVCESDARLISRVMPGPLQLSSAVLERRMELLTDLRALSTGVDPVLEETVLYGVAFHRECSDACESFIHHPSRHLLTVQAGLTSEERELVASAYDAGTILVCIATCSLAAGINLPARRVILHNARMAGELIGPSMLRQMRGRAGRQGKCPVGETYLCCCEDDLEQVLELMHAEIPEVSSCLSTESRRIQRAVLEVISIRLANSRESIQEVQSMGLATSDGCGGFVPTQLGRAIVASAIDLDDGVFAHKELKKALRAFVMDGEMHILYVFTPVQDFGVKVNWQVFRNVMESLDESGLRVLNFLGIKPTGIIQLAQGAILKETTQEERAMARVYRRFYLALQLRDLCNEVPVHVVSRKYDMPRGFVQNLSQTCQGFAAGMIKFCETMGWGMLAAALDHFSDRLMAGARSDLLALARIPFIKSRTARVFWENGYRTVASIANADAQALLPVLMQARPNKVRLKGQKDDRLREKLLAKAEIISSVANKLWQIEVQSEIDQE comes from the exons ATGCGGAGCATGAAGGGCCATCTGCACAAGACCAGTCTGCAGGAAGCCGATGAGCGATACCGAGAGGCTCTTGCTTCGAAAAGTCTAGCGGCAGGACAGAAAAGAAGTTGGTCGAGCGATGTTGGTGGTGCTGAATCGCAAGCGGCCACTACACAACATGTCGGCTTCCAGCGAGTTCTTGTCGCCCCCCCAGTCTCGGCTCGACTGTCGCCCAGCCGGGTTGAGCGCCTAAGCGATCCGGTTCCTTCTGAATACTCCCAGAGAAGGACGATAGGggcaacgccgtcgtcgtcgcaagATCCAGAACTGGACCTCGCCCATCCGACCTATGGTCTTCCTCCACATCTGGTGGCCAACTTTGCTTCCCTGGGTATCCGGCAAATGTACCCCTGGCAGAAGAACTGTCTGAAAGGTCCAGGGCTCTTGAACGGGAGAAAAAACCTGGTGTATTGCGCGCCTACGGGTGGCGGTAAATCGTTGGTGGCAGACTGTGCGTTGTGCAAAGCCCTGGACGACGCCATGGAGATTGCTGATTGTGATGCAGTACTGATGTTGAAACGAATAGCAGAAGAACCTGGTAGCAAggctctcctcgtccttcctTACGTTGCCCTTGTTCAGGAGAAAGTGCGCTGGTTACGAAGCGTCGTGCAAGGCATTCAGTTGCCACATGATGTTGCTGCTGATGACCGCCCAGGACCATGGCATCAGCGCCCAGATCATGGGACGATTCGCGTCGTCGGATTCTTCGGAGGCGGTAAAGTAAGAGCAACATGGGATGACTTTGACATCGGAGTCTGCACCCTGGAGAAG GGTAATGCACTCATAAACACGGCAATTGACGATTGCTCAATTCCCAAGTTGCGGGCCGTAGTGCTAGATGAGCTGCACATGGTGGATGATGCCCATCGTGGCTATTTCCTCGAGCTCATAGCTACCAAAGTACTGAGCCTGGGGCAGCCCGTACAGATCGTAGGCATGAGTGCAACACTGCCG AACATGAACCTGATGGCAGATTGGCTCGATGCCCACTGTTACGAAACCCGCTACAGGCCCATTCCGATTACCGAGCATCTTGTTTGCGACAGCAAGATCTATGCAGCGGCCTCGTTCCGAGAACTGAAACGAGTGCCTTCGCAGCTGGGCAGTCAGAAGTTGCCCGCCGGTCGAGCTGGCGCCTCTGGACGGATCCTCACGTCTGATCACAAGGAATTTGCCAACCCAGTCCTTAACGCTGTCGTCTCCCTCGCGTACGAGACTGCTTGCACAGGATATGGCGCATTGGTTTTCGCAGGAAGCCGCGGTGTCTGCGAATCGGACGCTCGTTTGATTAGTCGCGTGATGCCGGGACCTCTCCAGCTCAGTTCGGCCGTGCTCGAAAGGAGGATGGAGCTGCTCACGGATCTGCGAGCCCTCAGCACCGGTGTTGACCCAGTCCTGGAGGAGACCGTTCTGTACGGTGTTGCCTTTCATCGTGAGTGCAGCGATGC ATGTGAGAGCTTCATTCACCATCCGTCACGTCACCTGCTGACGGTTCAGGCTGGGTTGACGAGCGAGGAGCGTGAGCTGGTCGCCTCCGCGTATGATGCCGGAACAATACTCGTCTGTATCGCCACCTGTAGCCTGGCAGCCGGCATCAATCT TCCTGCGCGGAGAGTCATCTTGCACAACGCCCGAATGGCTGGTGAGCTCATCGGCCCGTCCATGCTCAGACAGATGAGAGGGAGAGCTGGTCGACAAGGCAAGTGCCCTGTTGGTGAGACATATTTGTGCTGTTGCGAAGATGACTTGGAGCAAGTCCTAGAGCTCATGCACGCCGAGATACCGGAAGTTTCGAGTTGCCTAAGCACGGAAAGCCGGCGCATACAGCG GGCTGTTTTGGAGGTCATCTCCATTCGATTAGCAAACAGTCGCGAATCGATTC AAGAGGTTCAGAGCATGGGACTGGCTACCAGCGACGGCTGTGGAGGCTTTGTCCCGACTCAGCTGGGGCGAGCGATTGTTGCCTCGGCCATCGACCTTGATGATGGGGTCTTTGCCCATAAGGAGCTCAAAAAGGCACTTCGAGCCTTCGTCATGGACGGTGAGATGCATATTTTATATGTCTTCACTCCTGTTCAAGACTTTGGCGTCAAAGTCAATTGGCAGGTGTTCCGTAACGTGATGGAATCGCTAGACGAGAGTGGCTTGCGGGTGTTGAACTTCTTGGGCATCAAGCCGACGGGAATTATCCAACT AGCGCAAGGGGCGATATTGAAGGAGACGACGCAAGAGGAACGGGCGATGGCTCGAGTATATCGGCGGTTTTATCTCGCTTTGCAGCTGCGCGATTTGTGCAACGAAGTACCGGTACACGTCGTTTCTCGCAAATACGACATGCCGCGAGGGTTTGTCCAGAATCTATCTCAGACTTGTCAGGGGTTTGCAGCGGGCATGATCAAGTTCTGCGAGACGATGGGATGGGG AATGCTTGCTGCTGCCCTGGATCATTTCTCCGACAGGTTGATGGCTGGAGCAAGGTCGGATCTTTTGGCACTTGCGAGGATACCGTTCATCAAGAGTCGGACTGC GAGGGTTTTCTGGGAGAACGGCTATCGCACCGTCGCCTCCATAgccaacgccgacgcccagGCGTTGCTCCCCGTTCTGATGCAG GCACGGCCCAACAAAGTACGGCTCAAGGGGCAAAAAGACGATAGGCTCAGGGAGAAATTGCTCGCCAAGGCAGAGATCATATCGTCGGTAGCCAACAAACTTTGGC AAATTGAGGTTCAGTCAGAAATAGACCAAGAATAG
- a CDS encoding proline iminopeptidase → MVPNTAIRVPPAKLVSCREHVVPGQFLTAELFFQVPLDYEDPDSGTITIFGRRIAKRDMPITPPDDEDAKKAANKPYMVFLEGGPGFGNRDPQDHPLTRIAVPRGYQVLFLDYRGVGMSTPVSAAMLAKIGDADAQAKYLGLMRQDNTVRDCEAVRKCLTAGWPDIKAVWSIFGQSYGGFVSLSYLSMHPEGLAEVFLTGGLAPVGKTADQVYEATFRKTIERNIEYYAKFPADVAVVRQIAAHLESEGGVALPSGGTLTVPRLLTLGIAFGGHGGFANVHNTLLRLKTSLDQLKLLDRSALQQVETFTPFDTNIIYAILHEAIYCDGPEKPSAWAAYRVGKALKPFSWLNPGYESASADDPLYFSGEMIFPTHFETYPELISLRDVAEKIATRTDWPALYDEERLRNNTVPVYAASYIEDMYVEHSLARETSRLVKGTKVFETNIVYHNGLRARTDEVLRQLFSLRDDVLD, encoded by the coding sequence ATGGTACCCAACACGGCCATCCGCGTTCCTCCCGCGAAGCTCGTCAGCTGCCGCGAGCATGTCGTCCCCGGCCAGTTCCTCACCGCCGAGCTCTTCTTCCAAGTCCCCCTCGACTATGAAGACCCAGACTCCGGCACCATCACCATTTTCGGTCGCCGCATCGCGAAGCGCGACATGCCCATCACCCCGcccgatgacgaggatgcgaagaaggcggcgaaCAAACCGTACATGGTCttcctcgagggcggcccGGGCTTTGGCAACCGTGACCCCCAGGACCATCCGTTGACCCGCATCGCCGTACCTAGGGGTTACCAAGTCCTCTTTCTCGACTACCGCGGTGTGGGCATGAGCACGCctgtctcggccgccatgctcgccaaaatcggcgacgccgacgcccaggCCAAGTATCTCGGCCTCATGCGTCAGGACAACACGGTCCGCGACTGCGAAGCCGTTCGCAAGTGCCTGACCGCCGGCTGGCCCGACATCAAGGCAGTCTGGTCCATCTTCGGCCAGTCCTACGGCGGTTTCGTCAGCTTGTCCTACTTATCCATGCACCCAGAAGGTCTCGCCGAGGTCTTCCTCACCGGTGGCCTTGCCCCCGTCGGAAAGACGGCCGACCAAGTCTACGAGGCAACCTTCCGCAAGACGATCGAGCGCAACATCGAGTACTACGCCAAATTCCCCGCCGATGTCGCAGTCGTCCGCCAGATTGCGGCCCATCTCGAGAGCGAAGGTGGCGTTGCTCTGCCGTCGGGCGGTACCTTGACCGTCCCTCGCCTGCTTaccctcggcatcgccttTGGTGGCCACGGGGGCTTCGCAAATGTTCACAACACCCTTCTCCGCCTCAAGACCTCTCTCGACCAGCTCAAATTACTCGACCGCTCCGCGCTGCAGCAGGTGGAGACTTTCACTCCCTTCGACACCAACATCATTTATGCCATCCTCCACGAGGCTATTTACTGCGACGGACCGGAAAAGCCATCGGCCTGGGCCGCGTACCGCGTTGGCAAGGCTCTCAAGCCCTTTTCCTGGCTGAATCCTGGATACGAGTCCGCTTCGGCAGATGATCCCTTGTACTTCTCCGGCGAGATGATATTTCCCACGCATTTCGAAACTTACCCGGAGCTCATCTCCCTGCGTGACGTGGCCGAGAAAATTGCGACGAGAACCGATTGGCCGGCCCtgtacgacgaggagagacTGCGCAACAACACGGTGCCCGTCTACGCCGCATCCTACATCGAGGACATGTACGTCGAGCACAGCTTGGCCAGGGAAACGTCAAGGCTCGTCAAGGGCACCAAGGTCTTCGAGACCAACATCGTCTACCACAACGGCTTGCGCGCCAGAACGGACGAGGTCTTGCGGCAACTCTTTAGCCTACGTGACGATGTTTTGGATTAG
- a CDS encoding CCCH zinc finger and SMR domain containing protein → MVSDEHYDLCLPILLDPSLEDEDKIDKLEELFKSETNLRGTYLDHAILDALWRFRDGGAASASPPPIRQSILRRPSPASWRGSPTPLTGSPRLGVSPLAPPGFIPSTFNRAISSTASPFSSPRASPRLALATPTMPHSPNLNVYEFASDSTPATEIHGYHQAENVEWLVNDDAASVASSSGMSSGLNAAAPEFSSMTSQQADMSPYDMLRSILGQTRTDEDIEAALAMHGYDLSATIASIMEGQGLNGAVAAAPSEEPKSVLIGKSISAGSRPATPASQARSGVICKFYISTGQCLRADCRFSHDLSSHLCKYWVMGSCLAGDTCVFSHDPSQLVNKLSLDEAGAGSVSLDHANLQLHSSKSFPSLHQQEYVGLKGGFGQVQADGPRQVAPAASPRPQALDMNAPAPAIDDNEVFPSLGSASAKQGKRHHGKRGGHGGGQKDNAPPASLAEVFKRAPSPAGGPSRAEPGRSGASPGTSTQRSGEKSAAALAIPPPKVIPWLETGERVNRAYLKSRQEAMKHGGLRNKFLQSAAQAWNRNDARAAKALSLRGQSENELMQKAHREAAAELYAKRNQVLRGIQAEFFVDLHGLHADEAVEYLEKVLLENGKEARPIYAIVGCGNHSKNGKDKIGKAIRNFLDEWRYAYNDFSQLDDRDLNGIIGIDARSWDKSLAREGEGQGNDEDMMSRGIEIGEGKVRLLVRDTPKGSDIDDPPSLQPSRAKGFNSPTSSASKFQTEAVNLHCTDTPSAHVRVSPSGAPRPALLPSARVPHRPRPRPRPRLVLPASEENFVLQPPRLAGSVLLALLRAPSLNADAVVERAKTTEKSINRSPAAAILETRRGEHVHVPTALSSLPSTWNGRLVEDNPSINLEAPSGMTDPRSLPTMLSSTASSSSSSTSSLLPPTSTPYHGDANGGPRAQHPPRSSASSSARTSSSPAASSRRWHRLSDRPALSRRSHASPRRLLHRGWKLYVTWSERIGAAYLRLSPLHRALAVIACILGWVLLILMLVYSHRFFSWLAPHSEAWRKRPAGWLLIFFAIFITAFPPVMGYSTATTISGFVYGFPLGWPIAASACVAGSLCAFLMSRTVLSGYVDRLVGKDHRFIALGQVLRKEGILYLTGIRFCPLPFSLSNGFLATIPSISPLSFALSTAFSSPKLLVHVFIGSRLAVLAEKGDSMTAADKAINYASMLVGGAIGVVIGLIIYRRTMARAAELQREGAGAEEGDAGYEDTDATLMDPDDAATVMSDDDLSLWDMQGSDSWESGHDRSHGHATKQKRPPSDP, encoded by the exons ATGGTGTCGGACGAACATTACGACCTATGTCTACCTATCTTGCTGGACCCCtccctcgaggacgaggataAGATTGACAAGCTCGAAGAGCTCTTCAAAAGCGAGACGAACCTAAGAGGCACCTATCTTGACCATGCCATACTCGACGCTCTCTGGAGGTTTCGCGACGGAGgggccgcctcggcatccCCGCCGCCCATACGACAGTCCATTCTgcgccgtccgtcgccggcatcctgGCGCGGGTCCCCCACGCCCCTGACCGGCTCGCCACGGCTAGGAGTGAGCCCGCTGGCGCCCCCGGGGTTTATACCCTCGACCTTCAACCGCGCCATctcatcgacggcctcgccgtttTCCTCCCCGCGAGCGTCCCCGCGGCTGGCCCTCGCCACACCGACCATGCCACATAGCCCGAACCTCAACGTGTACGAGTTCGCCAGCGATTCGACACCGGCGACGGAAATACATGGATACCACCAAGCCGAGAACGTTGAGTGGctcgtcaacgacgacgccgccagcgTCGCTTCGTCCAGCGGCATGTCGAGCGGGTTGAACGCGGCCGCGCCCGAGTTTTCCTCCATGACGTCCCAGCAAGCGGACATGTCGCCCTATGACATGCTGCGCTCCATCCTCGGGCAAACGCgcaccgacgaggacatCGAAGCGGCGCTGGCCATGCACGGATATGACCTGAGCGCCACCATCGCGTCCATCATGGAAGGCCAGGGCCTGAATGGTGCGGTGGCTGCGGCACCCTCGGAGGAGCCCAAAAGCGTGCTGATTGGAAAGTCGATATCGGCCGGCAGCCGTCCGGCGACACCGGCCAGCCAGGCAAGGTCCGGCGTCATCTGCAAGTTCTACATATCGACGGGCCAGTGTTTGCGTGCCGACTGCCGCTTCAGCCATGACCTCAGCAGCCATCTCTGCAA GTATTGGGTCATGGGGAGCTGTCTCGCGGGGGACACCTGCGTCTTCTCTCACGACCCGTCCCAGCTCGTCAACAAGTTGTCCCTGGACGAAGCCGGTGCCGGCAGCGTGAGCTTGGACCACGCCAACCTCCAACTCCACAGCTCGAAATCTTTCCCTTCGCTGCACCAGCAAGAATACGTCGGACTGAAGGGGGGGTTCGGGCAGGTGCAGGCCGATGGACCACGTCAAGTCGCCCCGGCGGCAAGCCCCCGGCCGCAGGCGCTGGATATGAACGCACCCGCgcccgccatcgacgacaacgaGGTCTTTCCTTCGCtcggctcggcctcggcgaagcAGGGCAAGAGACATCACGGGAAGCGCGGAGGACACGGCGGCGGTCAAAAGGACAACGCCCCGCCGGCCTCGTTGGCCGAAGTTTTCAAGAGGgccccctcgccggccggtGGACCGTCTCGTGCCGAGCCCGGAAGGTCCGGGGCCAGCCCAGGCACCTCGACGCAGCGAAGCGGCGAGAAAAGTGCCGCGGCGCTGGCGATACCTCCTCCGAAAGTCATACCCTGGCTGGAAACGGGCGAACGGGTCAACCGAGCGTATCTCAAGTCGCGTCAAGAAGCCATGAAGCACGGCGGCCTCCGTAACAAATTTCTTCAGAG CGCGGCGCAAGCGTGGAACCGCAACGATGCCAGAGCGGCCAAGGCGCTCAGCCTTCGGGGACAGAGCGAGAACGAACTGATGCAAAAAGCGCACcgggaggcggccgccgagctgtACGCGAAGCGAAACCAGGTGTTGAGGGGAATCCAGGCCGAATTCTTCGTCGACCTCCACGGCCttcacgccgacgaggccgtcgagtaTCTCGAAAAGGTTCTCTTGGAAAACGGCAAGGAGGCTCGACCCATCTACGCCATCGTCGGTTGTGGCAATCATAGTAAAAATGGCAAGGACAAGATTGGCAAGGCGATTCGAaacttcctcgacgagtGGCGGTACGCCTACAACGACTTCTCCCAGCTGGATGACCGAGACCTGAATGGCATCATAGGCATCGACGCTCGGAGCTGGGACAAATCGCTCGCtagggagggcgaggggcaAGGCAACGACGAAGATATGATGAGCCGAGGTATCGAAatcggcgagggcaaggtcCGGCTGCTGGTTCGGGATACTCCCAAGGGATCGGACA TCGACGatcctccctccctccagCCTAGTCGAGCTAAGGGTTTCAACTCGCcaacatcatcggcatccaAATTCCAAACCGAAGCTGTCAACTTGCACTGCACCGATACTCCGAGTGCACACGTACGTGTTTCTCCATCCGGCGCCCCCAGGCCCGCCCTCCTACCCTCGGCACGCGTTCcccatcgacctcgacctcgacctcgacctcgccttGTTCTTCCGGCGTCGGAAGAGAATTTTGTCCTCCAGCCGCCTCGTCTCGCTGGGTCCGTTCTTTTGGCCCTCCTCCGAGCCCCGAGCTTGAACGCCGACGCTGTAGTGGAGCGAGCCAAGACGACCGAGAAATCCATCAATCGATCCCCTGCAGCGGCGATATTGGAAACTCGACGAGGCGAACACGTCCACGTACCCACCGCGTTGTCGAGCTTGCCATCGACATGGAACGGACGGCTTGTGGAAGATAATCCGTCGATCAATTTGGAAGCGCCATCCGGGATGACGGATCCTCGCTCCCTCCCCACCATGTTGTCCTCTACtgcatcctcctcctcctcctccacgtCCTCTCTCCTGCCCCCGACGTCGACACCGTACCATGGCGATGCCAACGGCGGTCCGCGGGCGCAGCACCCGCCCCGATCGTCGGCCTCCAGCTCGGCGCGaacttcgtcctcgcccgcggcctcgtcgcgccGCTGGCACCGTCTCTCGGACCGGCCAGCCCTATCACGAAGGTCGCATGCCAGCCCGCGGCGGCTTCTGCACCGAGGCTGGAAGCTTTACGTGACCTGGAGCGAgcgcatcggcgccgcctaCCTCCGCCTTTCGCCGCTGCaccgcgccctcgccgtcatcgctTGCATCCTCGGCTGGGttctcctcatcctcatgcTCGTCTACTCCCACCGCTTCTTCTCCTGGCTCGCCCCCCACTCCGAGGCCTGGCGCAAGAGGCCGGCAGGTTGGCTCCTCATCTTCTTCGCCATCTTCATCACCGCCTTTCCGCCTGTCATGGGATACTCAACCGCCACCACCATCTCCGGATTCGTCTATGGCTTTCCCCTGGGTTggcccatcgccgcctcggcctgcgTTGCCGGCAGTCTCTGCGCCTTCCTCATGAGCAGGACCGTTCTCAGCGGCTATGTCGATCGCTTGGTCGGCAAGGACCACCGCttcatcgccctcggccaggtCCTTCGCAAAGAGGGCATCCTCTACCTCACGGGCATCCGCTTCTGCCCTCTACCCTTCAGTTTGAGCAACGGCTTTCTCGCCACCATCCCAAGCATCTCGCCCCTCTCCTTCGCCCTCTCCACGGCCTTTTCAAG TCCCAAGCTGCTCGTCCACGTCTTCATCGGCagccgcctcgccgtcctcgccgagaagGGCGATTCCATGACGGCTGCCGACAAGGCCATCAACTACGCCAgcatgctcgtcggcggtgccatTGGTGTCGTCATTGGCCTCATCATCTATCGCCGCACCATGGCCCGCGCTGCCGAGCTGCAGCGCGAGGGTGCCGGAGCGGAGGAGGGTGATGCTGGCTACGAGGACACGGATGCCACGTTGATGGACCCGGACGatgccgccaccgtcatgTCGGATGATGACTTGAGCCTTTGGGACATGCAGGGCTCGGATTCGTGGGAATCAGGCCACGACAGGAGTCATGGCCATGCCACCAAGCAAAAGCGCCCCCCCAGCGACCCTTGA
- a CDS encoding DEAD-box helicases & Helicase superfamily domain-containing protein gives MATDKGLEDVPEGQIESNWDETVDSFDDMGLKSELLRGVYAYGFERPSAIQQRAIMPVIKGHDVIAQAQSGTGKTATFSISVLQKIDPAVKQCQALILAPTRELAQQIQKVVVAIGDFMNIECHACIGGTSVRDDMKALQDGPQVVVGTPGRVHDMIQRRFLKTDSMKMFVLDEADEMLSRGFTDQIYDIFQLLPQSTQVVLLSATMPQDVLEVTTRFMRDPVRILVKKDELTLEGIKQFYIAVEKEEWKLDTLSDLYETVTITQAVIFCNTRRKVDWLTDKLTARDFTVSAMHGDMDQAQRDLIMKEFRSGSSRVLIATDLLARGIDVQQVSLVINYDLPANRENYIHRIGRGGRFGRKGVAINFVTADDVRMMREIEQFYSTQIEEMPMNVADLI, from the exons ATGGCTACCGACAAGGGACTCGAGGATGTCCCCGAGG GACAGATCGAGTCTAACTGGGACGAGACCGTCGACTCTTTCGATGACATGGGTCTCAAGTCTGAGCTTCTCCGTGGTG TCTACGCCTATGGTTTCGAGCGCCCCTCGGCCATCCAGCAGCGTGCCATCATGCCTGTTATCAAGGGCCATGATGTCATTGCCCAGGCCCAGTCCGGTACTGGAAAGACGGCCACCTTCTCCATTTCCGTTCTCCAGAAGATTGACCCCGCGGTCAAGCAGTGCCAGGCTCTGATCCTGGCCCCCACCCGTGAGCTTGCTCAGCAGATTCAgaaggtcgtcgtcgccatcggcgactTCATGAACATTGAGTGCCATGCTTGCATCGGCGGCACCAGCGTCCGCGACGACATGAAGGCCCTGCAGGATGGCCCTCAGGTTGTTGTCGGCACCCCTGGCCGTGTCCACGACATGATCCAGCGCCGCTTCCTCAAGACCGACAGCATGAAGAtgttcgtcctcgacgaggccgacgaaaTGCTCTCG CGTGGATTCACCGACCAGATCTACGACATCTTCCAGCTGCTGCCTCAGTCTACCCAGGTCGTCCTCCTGTCCGCCACCATGCCCCAGGACGTCCTTGAGGTCACCACGCGCTTCATGCGCGACCCCGTCCGCATCCTGGTCAAGAAGGACGAGCTTACCCTGGAGGGTATCAAGCAGTTCTACATTGCCgtggagaaggaggagtGGAAGCTCGACACCCTCTCCGACTTGTACGAGACTGTCACCATCACCCAGGCCGTCATCTTCTGCAACACGCGCAGAAAGGTCGACTGGCTCACCGACAAGCTCACCGCCCGCGACTTCACCGTCTCCGCCATGCACGGCGACATGGACCAGGCGCAGCGTGACCTGATTATGAAGGAATTCCGTTCCGGATCGTCTCGTGTCCTCATCGCCACGGACCTTTTGGCCCGTGGTATCGACGTTCAGCAGGTCTCCCTGGTCATCAACTACGATCTTCCCGCCAACCGCGAAAACTACATCCACCGCATTGGTCGTGGCGGTCGTTTCGGCCGAAAGGGCGTTGCCATCAACTTCGTCACGGCCGATGATGTCCGTATGATGCGCGAGATTGAGCAGTTCTACAGCACCCAGATCGAGGAGATGCCCATGAATGTTGCCGACCTCATCTAA